In Rhinoraja longicauda isolate Sanriku21f chromosome 6, sRhiLon1.1, whole genome shotgun sequence, the following proteins share a genomic window:
- the LOC144594764 gene encoding uncharacterized protein LOC144594764 gives MEAAGVSVSVSVPVSGAGEESLGDLVQRLRSVFDAVAEEPGGSLPLRRFIQTGLRFVEGEELQRVVEQLDPLASGHINFPQFCRGIFTIKGCAELLDMGLCVDVSLARDSQTGGEEQSCQQQVRVQRSQGGHITMIPRQPDTDMESEFQNHPSAAQAPRTGTPPPTGTVALPSPPRAAQTRLHVDCAQCRRSIDILDLQSRLRAAQAHRIPSTPRGDKRSRKSAQRQWSAPVVSASGQRQWSAPVVSASGFPL, from the exons ATGGAGGCGGCCGGGGTGTCGGTGTCGGTGTCGGTGCCGGTGTCGGGGGCCGGCGAGGAGTCTCTGGGCGACTTGGTGCAGAGGCTGCGGTCCGTGTTTGACGCCGTGGCCGAGGAACCTGGTGGGTCGCTGCCGCTGCGCCGTTTCATCCAGACCGGGCTGCGCTtcgtggagggagaggag CTGCAACGTGTGGTGGAGCAGCTGGACCCGCTGGCGTCCGGACACATCAACTTCCCGCAGTTCTGTCGCGGCATCTTCACCATCAAAG GGTGCGCGGAGCTCCTGGACATGGGGCTGTGTGTGGACGTGTCACTGGCCCGGGACAGCCAGACCGGTGGGGAGGAGCAAAGCTGCCAGCAG CAGGTCAGGGTGCAGAGATCACAGGGGGGTCACATCACCATGATCCCCAGGCAGCCGGACACAGACATGGAGAGCGAGTTCCAGAACCATCCGTCTGCAGCACAAGCCCCCCGAACTGGGACCCCCCCACCCACGGGCACCGTCGCCCTGCCCAGCCCCCCACG CGCTGCCCAGACGCGGCTCCATGTTGACTGCGCTCAGTGCCGGCGGAGTATCGACATCCTCGACCTGCAGAGCCGGCTCCGCGCAGCACAGGCGCAcag GATACCCTCCACTCCCCGCGGTGAcaagcggtcccggaaatccgccCAGCGCCAGTGGTCAGCGCCAGTGGTCAGCGCCAGTGGTCAGCGCCAGTGGTCAGCGCCAGTGGTCAGCGCCAGTG ggtttccattgtaa